One segment of Falco peregrinus isolate bFalPer1 chromosome 4, bFalPer1.pri, whole genome shotgun sequence DNA contains the following:
- the POGLUT1 gene encoding protein O-glucosyltransferase 1 translates to MRRAALALWALAVVWRLEPFVAGGSSGAKWKTITDQIKKAVEVYKPCVKGNCSCHQSVWKQDLAPFRGGISKEIISDVVSRKLGTHYQIIKNKLYREQDCLFPARCSGVEHFLMEIISRLPDMEMVINVRDYPQVPRWMKPVIPVFSFSKTPEYNDIMYPAWTFWEGGPAVWPIYPTGLGRWDLMREDLRRSAEKWPWTKKISKGYFRGSRTSPERDPLILLSRENPELVDAEYTKNQAWKSEKDTLGKPPAKEIPLVDHCKYKYLFNFRGVAASFRLKHLFLCGSLVFHVGEEWLEFFYPQLKPWVHYIPVPSDLSNVRELLQFVKENDAIAQEISERGRQFITEHLQMEDVSCYWEHLLSEYSQALTYKVKRRKSYSEITSEWLKTEL, encoded by the exons atgAGGCGGGCGGCGCTGGCTCTGTGGGCGCTGGCTGTCGTGTGGCGGCTGGAGCCCTTCGTGGCGGGTGGTTCATCAG GTGCTAAATGGAAAACAATAACTGACCAAATTAAGAAAGCTGTGGAAGTTTATAAGCCATGCGTAAAAGGGAATTGCAGCTGCCACCAAAG tgtctGGAAGCAGGACCTGGCTCCTTTTCGAGGTGgcatttccaaagaaataatATCCGATGTGGTGAGCAGGAAGCTCGGGACGCACTACCAAATCATTAAGAACAAACTGTACCGTGAGCAGGACTGCTTGTTCCCTGCAAG ATGCAGTGGAGTTGAGCACTTCCTTATGGAGATCATCAGCCGCCTCCCTGACATGGAAATGGTGATCAATGTGCGAGACTACCCCCAGGTCCCCAGGTGGATGAAACCCGTTATCCCAGTCTTCTCCTTCAGTAAG ACACCTGAATACAATGATATTATGTATCCTGCCTGGACTTTTTGGGAAGGAGGACCAGCTGTCTGGCCAATTTACCCAACAGGTTTAGGGCGCTGGGACCTCATGAGAGAGGACCTCAGAAG ATCTGCAGAAAAATGGCCATGGACGAAAAAAATCTCTAAAGGCTATTTCCGAGGATCCAG AACGAGCCCTGAGAGAGATCCCCTCATTCTGCTGTCCCGAGAAAACCCAGAACTTGTTGATGCTGAGTACACTAAAAACCAGGCTTGGAAATCTGAAAAG gacacCTTAGGAAAGCCTCCTGCAAAGGAAATTCCACTGGTTGATCACTGCAAATACAA GTACCTGTTTAATTTCCGAGGAGTGGCTGCCAGTTTCCGGTTGAAACACCTTTTCTTATGTGGTTCACTTGTCTTTCACGTCGGAGAAGAGTGGCTGGAGTTCTTCTACCCCCAGCTGAAGCCTTGGGTCCACTACATCCCAGTCCCATCAGACCTCTCCAACGTCAG GGAGCTGTTGCAGTTTGTAAAGGAAAATGATGCCATAGCACAAGAAATTTCAGAGAG GGGACGCCAGTTCATCACCGAGCACTTGCAGATGGAGGATGTCTCTTGCTACTGGGAGCATCTGCTGTCTGAATATTCCCAAGCCTTGACTTACAAagtgaaaaggaggaagagctACAGCGAGATCACTTCTGAATGGCTGAAAACAGAACTGTAG